A window from Chaetodon trifascialis isolate fChaTrf1 chromosome 5, fChaTrf1.hap1, whole genome shotgun sequence encodes these proteins:
- the rbmx gene encoding RNA-binding motif protein, X chromosome, with protein sequence MAEADRPGKLFIGGLNTETTEKALEQYFSKYGRIVEVLLMKDRETNKSRGFAFVTFESPGDAKDAAREMNGKSLDGKSIKVEQATKPQFESAGRRGPPPMHSRSRGPPRGPRGSRGGPGGMRGPPSRDYYDNSGNVETFFKGMSSRGPPPMKRGPPVRNGGPPPKRSAPSGPMSRPPMSRDRDPYGPPPPRRDSMMSRRDDYPSPRDDHYNSKDSYSSRDYNSRDSRDYGPPPRDYSYREYSNSSSRDDYGSMSRGYSDRDGYGGGREPRSYMDRPSGGSYRDSYDGYGNSRSAPPSRGPPPSYGGSSGSSRYDDYGSSSRDGYGSRDSYPSSRSDPYPPSRGERMGRQERGPAPPGERGYPPRDSYSSSSRGGPRGGRGGNRPDRGMARSRY encoded by the exons ATGGCAGAGGCGGACCGACCAGGGAAGCTCTTCATCGGTGGTCTGAACACCGAGACCACCGAGAAGGCCCTGGAGCAGTACTTCAGCAAATATGGCAGGATTGTCGAAG TTCTTTTGATGAAGGATcgtgaaacaaacaaatcaagagGCTTTGCCTTTGTTACTTTTGAAAGTCCAGGCGACGCAAAGGATGCAGCAcgagaaatgaatggaaag TCTCTTGATGGCAAGTCTATCAAAGTGGAGCAGGCTACAAAACCACAGTTTGAGAGTGCTGGCAGGCGAGGGCCTCCACCAATGCACTCTCGCAGTCGTGGTCCACCCAGAGGCCCCCGTGGTTCAAGGGGAGGTCCTGGTGGCATGAGGGGCCCACCATCCAGAG ACTACTATGATAATTCAGGGAATGTAGAAACCTTCTTTAAAGGGATGTCATCCAGAGGTCCCCCTCCAATGAAGAGAGGACCCCCAGTTCGTAACGGAGGTCCCCCACCCAAGAGGTCTGCACCATCTGGTCCCATGAGTAGAC CGCCGATGTCAAGGGACAGGGATCCCTATGGTCCACCCCCTCCTCGCAGAGACTCCATGATGTCCAGGAGGGATGATTATCCATCACCAAGAGATGATCACTACAACTCAAAAGACAG CTACTCCAGTCGGGATTATAATTCCAGAGATTCAAGGGACTATGGACCTCCTCCCAGAGATTATTCTTACAGGGAATACAGCAATTCCAGTTCCCGAGATGACTATGGCTCAATGTCAAGAGGATATAG TGACCGTGATGGTTATGGCGGAGGCCGGGAACCCAGAAGCTATATGGACCGTCCAAGTGGTGGCTCTTACAGAGATTCTTATGATGGTTACG GTAACTCTCGCAGCGCCCCACCTTCAAGGGGCCCCCCACCATCCTATGGTGGGAGCAGTGGAAGCAGTCGTTACGATGACTATGGCAGCAGTTCCCGGGATGGCTATGGCAGTCGTGACAGTTACCCCAGCAGTCGGAGTGACCCATATCCACCTAGCCGTGGTGAGCGAATGGGCAGGCAGGAGAGGGGCCCAGCTCCCCCTGGCGAGAGAGGCTACCCTCCTCGTGATTCGTACAGCAGCTCAAGTCGTGGAGGGCCACGCGGTGGCCGTGGTGGCAATCGTCCCGATAGAGGAATGGCTCGCAGCAGATACTGA